The sequence CACGAAGGCGTGGAACGAGGACGATAGCCGGGAGGCCAAACAGATCGCACCGAAGATGGCCGCATTCAGCGAGATGGCCTTGGACACGATGGCCGCCGATACTCCGTAGTCGAAAAAGATCAGGTGCAGCACCAGCACGAAAAATGTCATCGAGAAGATGGTGTCGGTACTGATGCTGTCTGAGAGGGTGTGCAGCAGCGGTGAGAATATATATCCGAACACCAACACGGCGATAGCCGTCTTGGAATCCTCAACGGCATGGCTCAATCTAAGATTTCGTCCGGCGTAAATCAAGTATCCGACTATGGTTCCTCCGAGGGCTTTCAACAGTATATTCTGTGGACTGACGGCGTCCGTGTAAAGATAGTGAAATATAATGAGGAATGTGGTCACGATAGAAATCTGCTGGCTGAGGCGCGATGCTCCAAGGAATGCTTCGGAGAAGGTGTAAGTTTGTAGATTCAAGTTAGTCTTTAGCTCCTGCAGGAAACTTGGGTCGGTATAATTGTCTTCGTAGTCGGAGTTTTCATACAAGTTCTTCCGCCAAGGTTTACGCGACTTTGTGCTCATAGTGTTAATTTATATTGTCTGGAAACATTTCTTTTATGAAtattaaatatataaatatattaaatataaatatataaattttgTACTTACGCTTactttaaatatttataaaattggTAAATTTACCTTGTCATGCAAAAACGTTAATTCACAAAGATCACCATCGTCCAAAaccataaaattaaaaattacttaGGTATTAAGCTCATgaatttttgttattaaatttattaaattttttgtgaattgttttttttaaattcacttTGCGAGTCTGTTTGATAATAATGATCATTGATGAAAGGATAAAAGGCTAATGATAGTTTTGATCTGGAGATGTTTTGATGACATCGATGACGCCGACTGTACCACACTGAAATTCGAAACGCTCGAAATAACCTGAAATTACCCAAAATTAAATTCAGGGGGAAAAGGCACTCAGAAATAAAAGAAATCTCGCGTaacatatctcgcttaacttttcaaaaggacctaagtaacatttttttcatgaattaatttgagtgctgcaatcaaaagcttcaaattaattcatgaaaaaaatgctacttaggtccttttgaaaagttgagcgagatatgattacggcttataaaccaaaaccatgatttttgattttctggcaTAAACGATTGCTTCGTAAATGATTCTTCATCCTATAGGTAAAACTCCGTACTCGATATCTTTTAAGAAACACATGTTCAGTTCCGCGTCAGCGCACTGAAGTGGAATCGGAGGAAACATCACTACAACCAACAACACCAACCATCATAAGCCACGCCCCTAAGTAGTATGCTGCGTTCGACAAGTCATCAGACAGTGCGAGTATATAACGAGAGCTCCATCGCGTGTCAGTTCGTCAGTTCGTTTCGATTCATCGTACAGTTATCAtcataacaagaagaagaagagaagaaaaccATTTGTAACAAACAGGAATAAAAATGTTCAGTTAAAACTTTTTGTGTTGCTTCCATTCTGGCTGATCTCTCACTTGGTCCGCGGTGCAGTTTTTGGCGTTCCTGAAATCGGTCCTTGTTAGGACCTGA comes from Armigeres subalbatus isolate Guangzhou_Male chromosome 2, GZ_Asu_2, whole genome shotgun sequence and encodes:
- the LOC134214827 gene encoding phosphatidylinositol N-acetylglucosaminyltransferase subunit C codes for the protein MSTKSRKPWRKNLYENSDYEDNYTDPSFLQELKTNLNLQTYTFSEAFLGASRLSQQISIVTTFLIIFHYLYTDAVSPQNILLKALGGTIVGYLIYAGRNLRLSHAVEDSKTAIAVLVFGYIFSPLLHTLSDSISTDTIFSMTFFVLVLHLIFFDYGVSAAIVSKAISLNAAIFGAICLASRLSSSFHAFVLLEVAAAYFALGPILMAKVFSLPLLVGTVAVCLYFLLPISMTIFWTYSCILLFVNLFCPWLFVRLQRHKNNIHGPWDEAIVGDFKEDSSVSSI